A window of Bacteroidales bacterium contains these coding sequences:
- a CDS encoding ATP-binding protein has translation MYSRYLSKKIKNRIDSGKAIIVTGPRQVGKTTLIESILESKDYLLLNGDDPKTRTLLTEPNTEQIRRILGNYKYIFIDEAQRIEGIGLTMKIITDRFKNVQLFASGSSSFDLSNKINEPLTGRKWEYQLFPISWEEYENHHGFLHAEQSLENRLLYGFYPDVLNNVGDEVSVLRNLVNSYLYKDILAYADIRKPEVLDKLVQALALQVGSEVNYSELAQTVNVDKNTVSKYIDILEKGYIIFKLSSFSRNIRHEIKTNKKIYFYDNGIRNMVIGNFNPIDIRLDKGALWENFLISERIKQIEYKQSLAHTYFWRTSQQQEVDFVEENRGKIFGFEFKWKKKSNQNLPKTFIETYKAETKIIDRENFREFVIIE, from the coding sequence ATGTATTCAAGATATCTTAGTAAAAAAATAAAAAACCGAATTGATTCAGGCAAAGCAATTATTGTTACAGGTCCAAGGCAAGTAGGGAAAACAACTTTAATTGAATCAATACTCGAATCAAAAGATTATTTACTTCTCAATGGAGATGACCCTAAGACACGAACTTTATTAACAGAGCCAAATACAGAACAAATTCGCAGGATTTTAGGGAATTATAAATATATTTTTATTGATGAAGCGCAAAGAATTGAGGGAATAGGGCTTACGATGAAAATAATAACTGATAGATTTAAAAACGTTCAATTATTTGCAAGTGGCTCATCATCTTTTGATTTATCAAATAAAATCAATGAACCTTTAACCGGCAGGAAATGGGAATATCAGCTTTTTCCGATTTCGTGGGAAGAGTATGAAAATCACCACGGCTTTTTACATGCAGAGCAAAGTTTAGAAAATAGATTGCTTTATGGATTTTATCCCGATGTTTTAAATAACGTAGGAGACGAAGTTAGCGTTTTGCGGAATTTAGTAAACAGCTATTTGTACAAAGACATCCTTGCGTATGCAGATATACGAAAGCCTGAGGTTCTTGATAAACTTGTTCAGGCTTTGGCTCTTCAGGTTGGTAGCGAAGTTAACTATTCAGAATTAGCTCAAACAGTAAATGTGGATAAAAATACTGTTAGTAAATACATTGATATTTTAGAAAAAGGTTATATTATTTTCAAATTGAGTAGCTTTAGTCGAAACATTAGGCATGAAATAAAAACAAATAAAAAGATATATTTTTATGATAATGGAATAAGAAATATGGTAATAGGTAACTTCAATCCAATAGATATAAGGCTTGACAAAGGTGCACTATGGGAGAATTTTTTAATCTCAGAAAGAATTAAGCAAATCGAGTACAAGCAAAGTCTTGCTCACACTTATTTTTGGAGAACAAGTCAACAACAAGAAGTTGATTTTGTAGAAGAAAATAGAGGAAAAATTTTTGGATTTGAATTTAAGTGGAAGAAAAAGA
- a CDS encoding type B 50S ribosomal protein L31: MKKGIHPENYRFVVFKDMSNEYSFITRSTVATKETIVWEDGKEYPLVKLEISHTSHPFFTGKMKLVDTAGRVDKFKNRYKSHYEKKGETK; encoded by the coding sequence ATGAAAAAAGGTATTCATCCAGAAAATTATAGATTCGTTGTTTTTAAAGACATGTCAAACGAATATTCTTTTATAACTCGCTCTACAGTAGCAACCAAAGAAACCATCGTTTGGGAAGACGGTAAAGAATATCCTCTAGTGAAACTTGAAATTTCTCATACTTCTCACCCATTCTTCACAGGTAAAATGAAACTTGTAGATACAGCCGGTCGTGTTGATAAATTTAAAAACAGATACAAAAGTCATTACGAAAAAAAAGGTGAGACTAAATAA
- a CDS encoding glucose-1-phosphate thymidylyltransferase yields MNIILFDSKVKIHLLPLTFTRPVAEVIAGMDTITKKWKRYFENVSFLSPDYMKAVFGTNISSDNILIDGSIIPNKELVESLKSLKTNQSFENKDGDIIAARLS; encoded by the coding sequence ATGAATATAATTCTTTTTGACAGCAAGGTAAAAATACACCTATTGCCACTTACATTCACGCGACCTGTAGCTGAAGTAATTGCAGGCATGGACACAATTACAAAAAAATGGAAAAGATATTTTGAAAATGTATCTTTTTTGTCTCCAGACTACATGAAAGCTGTGTTTGGCACAAATATTTCATCTGACAACATACTTATTGACGGCTCCATAATTCCAAATAAAGAATTAGTCGAAAGTCTGAAATCTTTAAAAACAAATCAATCATTTGAAAACAAAGACGGCGATATAATTGCTGCAAGGCTTTC